In one Dermatophilaceae bacterium Sec6.4 genomic region, the following are encoded:
- a CDS encoding preprotein translocase subunit TatA, with protein sequence MFGITSWKLLILVIAAMVLIGPERLPEYLGKLRSFIRQARDMANGAKGDLKDQLGPDFEDVDWRQYDPRQYDPRKIIREALWDDPEEGEPSEDAPYLNPEVAVQESLRRWDPDRSTPYDVEAT encoded by the coding sequence ATGTTCGGGATCACGTCATGGAAGCTGCTGATCCTGGTGATCGCCGCCATGGTGCTCATCGGTCCTGAACGGCTGCCGGAGTACCTGGGCAAGCTGCGCTCGTTCATCCGCCAGGCCCGCGACATGGCCAACGGTGCCAAAGGCGACCTGAAGGACCAGCTCGGACCAGATTTCGAGGACGTCGACTGGAGGCAGTACGACCCCCGCCAGTACGACCCGAGAAAGATCATCCGGGAAGCGTTGTGGGATGACCCGGAGGAGGGCGAGCCGTCCGAAGACGCGCCCTACTTGAATCCCGAGGTCGCAGTGCAGGAGAGCCTGCGTCGTTGGGACCCGGATCGTTCCACGCCGTACGACGTGGAAGCGACCTGA
- a CDS encoding trypsin-like peptidase domain-containing protein: MTTPPDQPHQGLGDWSSATRTGQPGAPRNSDPSSSGTGRLLVAGMLIALLAGGAGGATGALIEHRMGQQDANSAADANRQVSAIARATLPSVVTIQIADSTGKPAGTGSGFVIRSQGYIVTNNHVARGAGPDGKLTVQFADNSQVDAMLVGADASYDLAVLKVDRADLPALSYGDSDALIVGQQVIAVGAPLGLTGSVTTGIVSALNRPVTTGRSMTDVSYLNAVQTDAAINPGNSGGPLLDMRGQVVGVNSAIASTGGSSEGRQVSGNIGVGFAIPAAQARRTVDELIRTGKSAHPTIGVQVEAQLSPGARVTSAQDGGSAQQAGVQSGDVITAVDGVKVAGPTAFIVALRSKPIGATVTLTITREGQDRSVAVQTTASTN, translated from the coding sequence ATGACGACGCCCCCGGATCAGCCGCACCAGGGGCTGGGCGACTGGTCGTCGGCGACGCGCACAGGACAACCCGGTGCGCCGCGAAATAGCGATCCCTCGTCATCGGGCACCGGTCGGTTGCTCGTCGCCGGAATGCTCATTGCCCTTCTGGCCGGCGGTGCGGGCGGCGCGACCGGCGCTCTGATCGAGCACCGCATGGGCCAGCAGGACGCCAATTCCGCGGCTGATGCAAACAGGCAGGTCAGCGCCATTGCGCGGGCCACGCTACCCAGCGTGGTGACGATCCAGATCGCCGACTCCACCGGCAAACCGGCAGGCACCGGATCAGGATTCGTGATCCGTTCCCAGGGTTACATCGTGACCAACAACCACGTGGCACGAGGGGCCGGGCCCGACGGAAAACTGACGGTGCAGTTCGCCGACAACAGCCAGGTCGACGCGATGCTCGTGGGCGCCGACGCGTCCTATGACCTCGCCGTCCTCAAGGTGGACCGGGCAGATCTACCGGCTTTGAGTTACGGCGACTCCGATGCGTTGATCGTAGGTCAGCAGGTGATCGCGGTCGGGGCACCGTTGGGTTTGACCGGCTCGGTCACCACAGGCATCGTCAGCGCGCTGAACCGCCCCGTGACCACCGGGCGGTCGATGACCGACGTCTCCTACCTGAACGCGGTACAGACCGATGCGGCGATCAATCCGGGCAATTCCGGTGGTCCGTTGCTGGACATGCGAGGTCAGGTGGTCGGGGTGAACTCGGCGATCGCCAGTACGGGTGGGTCCAGCGAAGGGCGCCAGGTGAGTGGGAACATCGGCGTCGGGTTCGCGATCCCAGCGGCCCAGGCCAGACGCACTGTCGATGAGCTGATCAGGACGGGCAAGTCCGCGCATCCGACGATCGGGGTACAGGTCGAAGCTCAGCTCAGTCCCGGGGCGCGGGTCACCAGCGCTCAGGACGGCGGGTCCGCCCAGCAGGCCGGGGTGCAGTCCGGCGACGTGATCACCGCGGTCGACGGGGTGAAAGTCGCCGGCCCGACGGCGTTCATCGTCGCGCTGCGCTCCAAGCCGATCGGCGCAACAGTGACCTTGACTATCACCCGCGAGGGTCAGGACCGTAGTGTCGCGGTGCAGACCACGGCATCCACCAACTGA
- a CDS encoding zf-HC2 domain-containing protein produces MRAREVHGGEVLGDYVDNMLDVRGAGEVERHLAVCQHCRAYVDEQRELIRRLRHFSLGPQGEHDLVAGLMSLAQQVHEQAQPIRRHGPATLHAGAPAQYTSARRSVACAIFAVAGCVGATLVAVQVPVSGVTVNTGQLQRQPANIVRQASVRRGPVAPVPPVSEPVVDPLMQAAMVGTVGR; encoded by the coding sequence ATGCGCGCGCGGGAAGTTCACGGCGGCGAGGTGCTCGGTGACTATGTCGACAACATGCTCGACGTGCGCGGGGCAGGTGAGGTGGAACGTCACCTGGCCGTCTGTCAGCACTGCCGGGCCTATGTGGACGAACAGCGCGAGCTGATCCGGCGGTTGCGTCATTTTTCGCTCGGTCCTCAGGGCGAGCACGATCTGGTGGCAGGTCTGATGAGCCTGGCGCAACAGGTCCACGAACAGGCCCAGCCCATTCGCCGGCATGGTCCGGCCACGCTGCACGCCGGGGCGCCTGCCCAGTACACGTCGGCCCGCCGCTCGGTGGCGTGTGCCATTTTTGCCGTCGCGGGGTGTGTGGGCGCGACGCTCGTGGCCGTGCAGGTGCCGGTGTCCGGTGTCACCGTCAATACTGGCCAGCTGCAACGCCAACCAGCAAACATCGTGCGGCAGGCGAGTGTTCGGCGCGGGCCCGTTGCGCCCGTGCCACCCGTCAGTGAGCCGGTGGTCGATCCCCTGATGCAGGCTGCGATGGTAGGAACCGTTGGGCGTTGA
- the sigE gene encoding RNA polymerase sigma factor SigE produces the protein MTTQHRAPTGRTIVPDKAPEGWVPPTWEEIVTEHSARVYRLSYRLTGNVHDAEDLTHDVFLRVFRSLGSYRPGTFEGWLHRITTNVFLDKMRRKQRIRFDALTDESAARLPSRERSPEQTYVDAHFDDDIQRALDSLSPEFRAAVVLCDIEGLSYEEIAATLDVKLGTVRSRIHRGRASLREALAHRAPPPITPAVSARPGFSLPSISPSSM, from the coding sequence ATGACAACGCAGCACCGTGCTCCCACCGGCCGCACGATCGTCCCGGACAAGGCGCCCGAGGGGTGGGTACCGCCGACCTGGGAAGAGATCGTCACCGAGCACTCGGCGCGCGTGTACCGCCTCTCCTACCGGCTTACCGGCAACGTCCATGACGCCGAGGACCTCACCCACGACGTGTTCCTGCGGGTTTTCCGCTCCCTCGGGTCCTACCGGCCGGGCACCTTCGAGGGGTGGCTGCACCGCATCACGACCAACGTCTTCCTGGACAAGATGCGTCGTAAGCAGCGCATCCGTTTCGATGCGCTGACGGATGAGTCGGCCGCTCGTCTGCCCAGCCGCGAGCGCAGCCCTGAGCAGACCTATGTCGATGCCCACTTCGACGACGACATCCAACGGGCGTTGGACTCCCTGAGCCCGGAATTTCGGGCGGCAGTGGTGCTCTGCGATATCGAGGGCCTTTCTTACGAGGAGATCGCCGCCACTCTCGACGTGAAGCTGGGTACGGTTCGCTCCCGTATCCACCGCGGCCGCGCTTCCCTGCGTGAGGCACTGGCCCACCGGGCGCCGCCACCGATCACTCCTGCGGTTTCGGCCCGCCCGGGCTTTTCGCTGCCCTCCATTTCGCCGAGCTCGATGTAG
- a CDS encoding class I SAM-dependent methyltransferase, whose amino-acid sequence MQIRASSWRYAEDFIPESEAITAAATRGQHLGAAPVGQGTGAALRGFAAAARATAVVEIGTGAGASGLWLLSGMPGRGVLTTVDVSAELQSAAREAYAAADIPSYRLRVICGNALTVLPRFADRAYDLVFVDADAVDYPRYVEQGLRLLRPGGVLAINRMLGADTVADPVARDETTTILRDLGKSLRDDHDLVVTLLPVGDGLLTAVTPQ is encoded by the coding sequence ATGCAGATACGAGCGTCCAGCTGGAGGTACGCCGAGGACTTCATCCCGGAGTCCGAAGCCATTACCGCCGCCGCCACCCGCGGCCAGCATCTCGGCGCGGCGCCGGTCGGCCAGGGTACCGGGGCTGCGCTACGCGGATTCGCCGCCGCAGCGCGGGCGACCGCCGTCGTGGAGATCGGGACAGGAGCCGGCGCCTCGGGGCTGTGGCTGCTGTCCGGCATGCCCGGGCGGGGCGTGCTGACCACCGTCGACGTGAGCGCGGAGCTACAGAGCGCCGCCCGCGAGGCGTACGCGGCTGCTGACATCCCCTCGTACCGCTTGCGGGTGATCTGCGGCAATGCATTGACGGTACTGCCCCGTTTCGCCGACCGGGCCTACGACCTGGTGTTCGTGGACGCCGACGCAGTGGACTATCCGCGCTACGTCGAACAGGGCCTGCGATTGCTGCGGCCCGGCGGCGTTCTGGCCATCAACCGGATGCTCGGAGCGGACACCGTCGCTGATCCTGTGGCACGCGACGAGACGACCACGATCCTGCGCGATCTGGGAAAATCTCTTCGCGACGACCACGACCTGGTGGTGACTCTTCTGCCGGTGGGGGACGGATTACTCACGGCGGTCACTCCCCAGTAG
- a CDS encoding DUF3117 domain-containing protein, whose product MAAMKPRTGDGPLEVTKEGRSILLRMPLEGGGRLVVEMNAEEAAALRDAIQGCIG is encoded by the coding sequence ATGGCGGCGATGAAGCCGAGGACCGGGGACGGTCCGCTCGAGGTCACCAAAGAGGGTCGCAGCATCCTCTTGCGGATGCCGCTCGAGGGCGGTGGCCGACTGGTGGTCGAGATGAATGCCGAGGAGGCAGCAGCTCTTCGCGACGCGATCCAGGGTTGTATCGGCTGA
- a CDS encoding enoyl-CoA hydratase-related protein, with protein MTTPPAPQEHPVVLTLVGGVATVRLNRPTAMNALNLAVKESLLATLQELSADAKVRVVVLTGTGRAFCVGQDLNEHVAQLRSGQILSSTVVQHYNPIMTLLHTMDKPVIAAVNGVAAGAGASLAFAADARFVADTAGFNTSFAAIGLSSDTGASWTLPRLVGYPAARELLMFPRTVPAEEAQRLGLVTRLVPAAELDATVAEYAAQLATGPTLAYASIRQAVAYSAGHSLADSLANEAELMARTGASGDHLAAVEAFLSKTPPTFTGQ; from the coding sequence ATGACGACCCCGCCAGCACCTCAGGAACACCCCGTCGTCCTGACCCTGGTGGGCGGGGTCGCGACCGTTCGCCTCAATCGGCCGACTGCGATGAATGCACTGAACCTCGCGGTCAAGGAGTCACTCCTGGCGACCTTGCAAGAGTTGAGCGCCGACGCGAAGGTGCGCGTGGTGGTTCTGACCGGCACCGGCAGAGCCTTCTGCGTCGGGCAGGATCTGAACGAACATGTCGCCCAGTTGCGTAGTGGACAGATCCTGTCTTCGACGGTGGTGCAGCATTACAACCCGATCATGACGCTGCTGCACACCATGGACAAGCCGGTCATTGCCGCCGTCAACGGCGTCGCGGCCGGTGCAGGCGCATCCCTGGCCTTCGCCGCCGATGCGCGTTTCGTCGCCGACACCGCGGGATTCAATACGTCCTTCGCGGCCATCGGCCTGTCCAGTGACACCGGTGCGTCGTGGACCCTTCCCCGGCTGGTGGGTTATCCCGCGGCGCGAGAACTGCTGATGTTTCCCCGCACCGTCCCCGCTGAGGAAGCACAACGTCTGGGTCTGGTGACCCGCCTGGTGCCGGCGGCCGAACTGGACGCGACAGTGGCGGAGTACGCCGCGCAACTGGCGACCGGACCGACGCTCGCCTACGCCTCGATACGGCAGGCAGTCGCGTATTCCGCGGGCCACAGCCTGGCCGACTCCCTGGCCAACGAGGCCGAACTGATGGCGCGCACCGGTGCCTCGGGCGATCACCTCGCGGCGGTCGAGGCGTTCTTGTCCAAGACTCCCCCGACCTTCACCGGGCAATGA
- a CDS encoding DNA-3-methyladenine glycosylase I, with translation MTQAGQVRGSDGLVRCGWAVGQEYEQYHDTEWGVAVRGERALLERITLEAFQSGLSWMTILRKRDAFRAAFDQFDPDVVAAYDEQQVRRLLDDAQIVRNERKIRAAIVNARATLALRAHGGLEELFWSARPASHPAPLTLDQVPATTTESTVLAAALKAAGFRHVGPTTMYAAMQACGVVDDHVLGCHRCVPEISSE, from the coding sequence ATGACGCAGGCGGGACAGGTCCGCGGTAGCGACGGACTGGTGCGTTGCGGCTGGGCCGTAGGGCAGGAGTACGAGCAGTATCACGACACGGAGTGGGGCGTCGCTGTCCGCGGCGAGCGCGCGCTGCTCGAGCGCATCACGCTCGAGGCGTTCCAGTCGGGTTTGTCCTGGATGACCATCCTGCGCAAGCGGGACGCTTTCCGAGCCGCCTTCGACCAGTTCGACCCGGACGTCGTCGCAGCGTACGACGAACAGCAGGTCCGACGCCTGTTGGACGACGCGCAGATCGTGCGCAATGAGCGCAAGATCCGCGCGGCGATCGTCAATGCCCGAGCAACCCTCGCCTTGCGGGCACACGGCGGGCTGGAAGAGCTGTTCTGGTCGGCCAGACCCGCCTCGCATCCCGCACCACTCACCCTCGATCAGGTGCCGGCGACCACTACGGAATCGACTGTCCTGGCGGCGGCGCTCAAGGCTGCCGGGTTCCGGCATGTCGGTCCCACCACGATGTACGCCGCCATGCAGGCCTGCGGCGTGGTCGATGATCACGTCCTGGGCTGCCACCGCTGCGTCCCCGAAATCAGTAGTGAATGA
- a CDS encoding SRPBCC family protein gives MPQVRMTRETRADVDAVWAVTTDWKRHAGYFPLTQMKVPDEPEGVGRHFEGFSKLGPLTLPDPMVVTAWSPPSPVEGHDSGSFAIRKLGKVLSGTVNFEVHPTPGGATLVWTTDVGPAPRLLATISRPVGGLITKAMYAGVLKKIVAAAEAH, from the coding sequence ATGCCGCAAGTCCGGATGACGCGTGAGACCCGAGCCGATGTGGATGCCGTATGGGCGGTCACGACCGACTGGAAGCGGCACGCCGGGTACTTTCCGCTCACGCAGATGAAGGTGCCGGACGAGCCCGAGGGTGTCGGTCGTCATTTCGAAGGCTTCAGCAAGCTGGGCCCTCTGACACTGCCTGATCCGATGGTCGTCACGGCCTGGTCGCCGCCCTCCCCGGTAGAGGGTCATGACAGCGGTAGTTTCGCAATTCGCAAACTCGGCAAGGTTCTGTCCGGCACGGTGAACTTCGAGGTGCATCCGACGCCGGGCGGCGCGACGCTGGTCTGGACGACCGACGTCGGACCGGCGCCCCGGCTCCTGGCGACCATCAGTCGGCCGGTCGGGGGTCTGATCACCAAGGCGATGTACGCCGGGGTGCTGAAGAAGATTGTCGCCGCCGCTGAGGCGCATTGA
- a CDS encoding DivIVA domain-containing protein codes for MIVFLLVLLVLVTGVVLAGIAGWFGGHLDDPTSTTPFVGLPDAPLATEDVESVRFDQTLRGYRMGQVDDVLDRLVQALGERDDEIARLRSARHSYDTQPADEQGK; via the coding sequence GTGATCGTGTTCCTACTCGTGCTGCTCGTGCTCGTGACGGGTGTCGTGCTGGCGGGCATCGCCGGGTGGTTCGGCGGCCATCTCGACGACCCGACCTCGACAACGCCCTTCGTCGGCCTGCCCGATGCGCCGCTGGCCACGGAGGACGTGGAGTCCGTGCGATTCGACCAGACGTTGCGCGGGTATCGGATGGGTCAGGTCGACGACGTCCTGGACCGCCTGGTGCAGGCGCTCGGTGAGCGCGACGACGAGATCGCCCGGCTGCGCTCGGCCAGGCACAGCTATGACACCCAGCCCGCCGACGAACAAGGAAAGTGA
- a CDS encoding TIGR00730 family Rossman fold protein, with the protein MSSQDVHGTYRKGASTLRGKLVPSTTTDQRLLDRDQDSDWLHTDPWRVMRIQAEFVEGFGALAELGPAISVFGSARMNPDSQFYLLAEEVGKLLVQAGYAVITGGGPGVMEAANKGAHEAGGASIGLGIELPFESGLNDYVDLGINFRYFMVRKTMFVKYAQGYVVLPGGFGTFDELFEALTLAQTQKVTSFPVVLIGRDFWAPLLAWLQETVLPQGMIAAADIARLQVVDTAAEAVRAIVAGNGVLAASAPE; encoded by the coding sequence ATGAGTAGCCAGGATGTCCACGGCACGTACCGCAAGGGGGCGAGCACGTTGCGCGGCAAGCTCGTCCCGTCGACCACGACCGACCAGCGGCTGCTGGACCGTGATCAGGACAGCGACTGGCTGCACACCGACCCGTGGCGGGTGATGCGCATCCAGGCCGAGTTCGTCGAGGGTTTCGGCGCCCTCGCCGAGCTCGGACCGGCGATCAGCGTTTTCGGTTCGGCGCGGATGAATCCGGATTCGCAGTTCTATCTGCTGGCGGAAGAGGTCGGAAAGCTCCTGGTGCAGGCGGGGTACGCCGTGATCACCGGTGGCGGGCCAGGCGTGATGGAGGCCGCGAACAAGGGCGCCCATGAAGCGGGCGGTGCCAGTATCGGTCTGGGTATCGAGTTGCCGTTCGAATCAGGGTTGAACGACTACGTCGACCTGGGCATCAACTTCCGCTATTTCATGGTGCGCAAGACGATGTTCGTGAAGTACGCCCAGGGCTACGTCGTCCTGCCGGGCGGTTTCGGCACGTTCGATGAACTCTTCGAAGCGCTGACCCTGGCCCAGACACAGAAAGTGACCAGCTTCCCGGTCGTCCTGATCGGCCGCGATTTCTGGGCGCCGCTGCTGGCCTGGCTGCAGGAAACCGTGCTGCCGCAAGGAATGATCGCGGCCGCCGATATCGCCCGCCTGCAGGTCGTCGACACGGCTGCTGAGGCCGTCAGAGCCATCGTCGCGGGTAACGGCGTCCTTGCTGCCTCAGCTCCGGAGTGA
- the dapE gene encoding succinyl-diaminopimelate desuccinylase — MSSPEVLDLSKNVVDLTVDLCNIASVSRGEHEIADAVEQALLGATHLDVIRDGNVIVARTQLGRDERVVLAGHLDTVPLTDPPNLPVRRVDGMLIGRGTTDMKGGVAVQLKLAAEVSEPTRDVTYIFYDCEEIEDEFNGLKRIGEQQPDLLDADFAVLLEPTDGGIEGGCKGTLRVEVTVDGISAHSARPWNGRNAIHGAAQLLSRLTAYEPATVTVDGLDYHEALNAVGISGGIAGNVIPDRCTVSVNYRFAPDKSAAEALAHVCEVFKGYDVVLGDCAIGARPGLDQPAAKAFVAALGLPVTAKEGWTDVARFAALDIPAVNFGPGDPNYAHTDDEQCPEQQIEQALEAMRRWLA; from the coding sequence ATGTCGAGCCCTGAGGTCCTGGACCTGAGCAAGAACGTCGTCGATCTCACCGTCGACCTGTGCAACATCGCCTCCGTCAGCCGAGGTGAGCATGAGATCGCCGACGCGGTCGAGCAGGCGTTGTTGGGCGCCACCCACCTGGACGTGATCCGGGACGGCAACGTGATCGTCGCGCGCACCCAATTAGGTCGTGACGAGCGGGTGGTGCTGGCAGGGCATCTGGACACGGTGCCGCTGACCGATCCGCCGAATCTGCCGGTACGGCGGGTCGACGGGATGCTGATCGGGCGCGGTACGACGGACATGAAGGGCGGGGTCGCGGTGCAGCTGAAACTTGCTGCCGAAGTCAGCGAACCCACCCGCGACGTCACCTACATCTTCTACGACTGCGAGGAGATCGAGGATGAGTTCAACGGACTGAAACGGATCGGTGAGCAGCAGCCCGATCTGCTCGACGCTGACTTCGCAGTGTTGCTCGAGCCGACCGACGGGGGTATCGAGGGCGGCTGCAAAGGCACCCTGCGGGTCGAGGTCACGGTCGACGGGATCTCTGCGCACTCGGCGCGACCGTGGAACGGGCGCAATGCCATCCACGGTGCCGCCCAGCTGCTGTCGCGTCTGACGGCGTACGAGCCGGCAACGGTCACTGTCGACGGCCTGGACTATCACGAGGCGCTCAACGCAGTCGGGATCAGCGGCGGTATTGCCGGAAATGTGATCCCCGACCGGTGCACGGTCAGCGTGAACTACCGGTTTGCACCCGACAAGTCGGCAGCCGAGGCGCTTGCACACGTCTGCGAGGTATTCAAGGGGTACGACGTTGTGCTCGGCGACTGCGCGATCGGCGCGCGTCCAGGGTTGGATCAACCCGCAGCGAAGGCGTTCGTTGCGGCGTTGGGCCTGCCAGTCACGGCCAAGGAGGGCTGGACGGACGTGGCACGGTTTGCAGCGCTCGACATACCCGCCGTCAACTTCGGCCCCGGTGATCCCAATTACGCGCATACCGATGACGAACAGTGTCCCGAGCAGCAGATCGAGCAGGCCCTGGAGGCGATGCGGCGGTGGCTGGCATGA
- a CDS encoding metal-sensitive transcriptional regulator — MTATEPTTPATPATPDPGYVDTKADHLKRLRRVEGQVRGLQRMVENETYCIDVLTQISAATRALEAVAIGLLEEHLTHCVTHAIQGGGAEADAKIKEASAAIARLVRS; from the coding sequence ATGACCGCAACCGAGCCGACCACCCCCGCCACTCCTGCCACTCCCGACCCGGGGTACGTCGACACCAAAGCCGATCACCTCAAACGGCTGCGCCGCGTCGAAGGTCAGGTGCGCGGATTACAGCGGATGGTGGAGAACGAGACCTACTGCATCGACGTGCTTACCCAGATCTCGGCGGCAACGCGAGCCCTGGAGGCGGTTGCCATCGGGTTGCTGGAGGAACACCTCACGCATTGCGTCACCCACGCGATTCAGGGGGGCGGCGCCGAAGCCGACGCCAAGATCAAGGAAGCCTCAGCAGCGATCGCGCGCCTCGTCCGCTCCTAG
- a CDS encoding FAD-dependent oxidoreductase, which yields MKAVVVGAGVIGAACARALAQAGIAVTVLERGAAASGTSAACEGNLLVSDKSPGPELELALFSTRRWGVVAAELADELGAGFPSIEYDRKGGLVVCCAAAGATALQDLGNRQRACGVLVERLHPAEARVLEPDLTGDVVAAAYYPQDAQLQPTAATEALLASARRAGAQVFTGEEVIGPRRRADGTLCGVATRSGGYDADIVVNCAGPWAGAVATSLGVELPVLPRRGMILVTTRMPPRIRHKVYGDDYVNATQSADAMLQTSTVVESTAAGTVLIGSSRERVGLDPRTDMAVAAQIARKAVALFPFLAETTVLRSYAGFRPYMPDHLPVIGPDPRLPGLYHVAGHEGAGIGLSIASADLLLAQVTGSSMPYDGTPFAVDRPSLAIHLQRAA from the coding sequence ATGAAAGCTGTCGTGGTCGGTGCGGGAGTCATCGGTGCCGCCTGCGCGCGTGCGCTCGCCCAGGCCGGGATCGCCGTCACGGTGCTGGAGCGCGGTGCTGCTGCCAGCGGCACATCCGCCGCGTGCGAGGGCAACCTGCTCGTATCGGACAAATCACCAGGTCCCGAGTTGGAACTGGCGCTTTTCAGCACGCGGCGCTGGGGCGTCGTAGCGGCGGAGCTTGCTGACGAGCTCGGAGCCGGCTTCCCCTCGATCGAGTACGACCGCAAGGGCGGTCTGGTGGTCTGCTGCGCTGCTGCCGGTGCCACCGCGCTGCAGGACCTGGGCAATCGTCAGCGTGCTTGTGGGGTGCTCGTCGAGCGGTTGCACCCTGCGGAGGCCCGCGTGCTGGAGCCGGACCTCACCGGTGACGTCGTCGCGGCCGCCTACTACCCCCAGGACGCCCAGCTGCAGCCGACGGCCGCGACCGAGGCACTGCTCGCCTCGGCACGCCGCGCCGGAGCGCAGGTGTTCACCGGGGAAGAAGTCATCGGCCCGCGGCGACGTGCGGACGGCACGTTGTGCGGGGTCGCCACCAGGTCCGGCGGGTACGACGCGGACATCGTCGTCAACTGCGCCGGGCCGTGGGCGGGCGCAGTGGCGACATCGCTCGGCGTCGAGCTGCCCGTACTCCCGCGGCGAGGCATGATCCTGGTGACCACGCGGATGCCACCCCGGATCCGGCACAAGGTGTACGGCGACGACTACGTGAATGCCACCCAGTCCGCAGACGCGATGCTCCAGACCTCGACAGTGGTGGAATCGACGGCCGCCGGAACGGTACTGATCGGTTCGTCCCGCGAGCGCGTGGGACTCGATCCGCGCACGGACATGGCGGTTGCAGCGCAGATCGCCCGCAAGGCGGTCGCTCTCTTCCCCTTCCTCGCCGAGACGACTGTCCTACGCAGCTACGCCGGTTTCCGGCCGTACATGCCCGACCACCTGCCGGTCATCGGGCCCGATCCCCGGCTGCCGGGCCTCTACCACGTGGCAGGTCACGAGGGCGCGGGCATCGGGTTGTCGATCGCCTCCGCCGACCTGCTCCTGGCCCAGGTGACCGGGTCATCGATGCCGTACGACGGCACGCCGTTCGCTGTGGACCGGCCGAGCCTCGCGATCCACCTTCAGCGGGCCGCATGA
- a CDS encoding (2Fe-2S)-binding protein — MTSRAVDPAWDPIGPEAGRPVSIEVDGQTYTGVLGQSVAGILLANGVASWRTSSTRQQPRGVFCGIGICFDCLIEVDGRRDVRACLFRPRGGEVLHAQDAGPSCRS; from the coding sequence ATGACGTCCCGCGCAGTGGACCCTGCCTGGGACCCCATCGGTCCCGAGGCAGGTCGCCCGGTCAGCATCGAGGTCGACGGGCAGACCTACACGGGCGTCCTGGGGCAGTCGGTTGCGGGCATCCTGCTGGCCAACGGCGTGGCCAGTTGGCGCACCAGCTCGACCCGGCAACAACCGCGCGGGGTGTTCTGCGGCATCGGCATCTGTTTCGACTGTCTGATCGAGGTCGATGGGCGCCGCGATGTACGCGCCTGCCTGTTCCGACCGCGCGGCGGCGAAGTACTGCATGCGCAGGACGCGGGGCCATCGTGCAGGTCCTGA